From a single Longimicrobiaceae bacterium genomic region:
- a CDS encoding aldehyde dehydrogenase family protein codes for MHTSSPLLAAPDAALHLPCYVAGRPVGTGERIPVHDPYSGALVGTVAGVGGGEVEQAIGAALRGGERLSRQQRFDVLVRARSLLLERAEAFARLITAESGLCIRDTRYEVGRAADVLQLAAVEALRDDGEAFSGDVSPQGKARRTFTVREPHRLVAAITPFNHPLNQVLHKLAPAVAVGAPVVLKPSEKTPLTAVRCAELLYEAGLPTWMLSVLVGPITEVAERLVRDPRVEVLSFTGSAAVGKRIASAAGYKRVILELGDVAPLIVLDDADLALAAHLAAEGSFRNSGQRCTAVKRILVDEPVLDEFTVRLVEEAREYTWGDPADPATHVGTVIDEEAAIRLERTTCAATEAGARVLLGGERRGALLAPTVIADVPRDAEVVTCEAFGPLAPVVAVRGLDDAVQVANAGSYGLAAGVVTRDLGRAVQAVKELRVGMVNVNEVPGYRTENAPFGGIKDSGLGVKEGVVEAMRGMSWVKTFSIPW; via the coding sequence GTGCACACCTCCTCCCCGCTCCTCGCGGCGCCCGACGCGGCGCTTCACCTCCCCTGCTACGTTGCCGGACGCCCGGTGGGGACGGGCGAGCGGATCCCGGTCCACGACCCCTACAGCGGAGCGCTGGTGGGGACCGTCGCCGGCGTGGGAGGGGGCGAGGTGGAGCAGGCGATCGGCGCAGCGCTCCGCGGCGGGGAGCGCCTCTCCCGCCAGCAGCGCTTCGACGTACTCGTGCGGGCTCGATCCCTCCTGCTGGAGCGGGCGGAGGCGTTCGCCCGGCTGATCACCGCTGAGTCGGGGCTGTGCATCCGGGACACCCGCTACGAGGTAGGGCGTGCGGCCGACGTGCTGCAGCTCGCCGCCGTGGAGGCGCTCCGCGACGACGGGGAGGCGTTCTCGGGCGACGTGTCGCCGCAGGGGAAGGCGCGCAGGACCTTCACGGTCCGCGAGCCCCACCGGCTGGTCGCCGCAATCACCCCGTTCAACCACCCCCTCAACCAGGTGCTGCACAAGCTCGCCCCGGCCGTGGCGGTCGGCGCGCCCGTGGTGCTCAAGCCCTCGGAGAAGACGCCGCTCACCGCGGTCCGTTGCGCGGAGCTCCTCTACGAGGCAGGGCTCCCCACCTGGATGCTCAGCGTGCTGGTAGGCCCGATCACCGAGGTGGCGGAGCGCCTGGTCCGCGACCCCCGCGTGGAGGTGCTCAGCTTCACCGGGAGCGCCGCGGTGGGGAAGCGGATCGCCAGCGCGGCCGGGTACAAGCGGGTGATCCTGGAGCTGGGCGACGTCGCCCCGCTGATCGTGCTGGACGACGCCGACCTGGCCCTCGCCGCCCACCTGGCCGCCGAGGGGAGTTTCCGCAACTCGGGTCAGCGCTGCACCGCGGTGAAGCGCATCCTGGTCGACGAGCCGGTCCTGGACGAGTTCACCGTGCGGCTGGTGGAGGAGGCGCGGGAGTACACCTGGGGCGACCCCGCCGACCCCGCGACCCACGTGGGGACGGTGATCGACGAGGAGGCCGCGATCCGGCTGGAGCGGACGACGTGCGCTGCCACGGAGGCGGGAGCGAGGGTGCTGCTGGGCGGCGAGCGGCGGGGTGCCCTCCTCGCCCCCACCGTGATCGCGGACGTGCCGCGCGACGCGGAGGTGGTGACGTGCGAGGCGTTCGGCCCCCTGGCGCCGGTTGTCGCCGTGCGCGGCCTGGACGACGCCGTCCAGGTGGCGAACGCAGGGAGCTACGGGCTCGCTGCCGGGGTGGTCACCCGCGACCTGGGCCGCGCCGTGCAGGCGGTCAAGGAGCTCCGCGTCGGGATGGTGAATGTCAACGAGGTCCCTGGCTACCGCACCGAGAATGCGCCTTTCGGCGGGATCAAGGACTCCGGCCTGGGGGTGAAGGAAGGGGTGGTCGAGGCAATGCGGGGGATGAGCTGGGTGAAGACCTTCTCCATTCCGTGGTAA